One Leptospira terpstrae serovar Hualin str. LT 11-33 = ATCC 700639 genomic region harbors:
- the lepB gene encoding signal peptidase I has translation MGIFSSIFQSKPKQESKEPAKEGAAASGISFGIIVVLVFAFKSSILDANNIPSGSMIPTLKIGDFLFVNKMRYSFRMPFTEKELFRIDDPKRGDIVTFIPPATALAQEESRTGIFAKRFVKRVVGLPGDTIRITRKYIDTKDRGRVHFALVEYKEAGATDFQSYSPKEVPIGKELSDLDNLEATQRALFKEVKPGFEHFILEGFEDDRRAHIFEYCDFLHGCVIPEGQYMVMGDNRDDSHDSRAWGFVKREDILGKALIIYFSIDWKDSTCEYKDGQELAEKGPEIAERYEGESLDNRCHYSEIFSSHNARYRDDESRFGWIERTIRYRLWRLGVRWDRIGRILQ, from the coding sequence ATGGGAATATTCTCCTCAATCTTCCAATCCAAACCAAAACAAGAATCTAAGGAACCTGCAAAAGAGGGAGCTGCTGCTTCCGGAATTTCTTTCGGAATCATTGTGGTTCTTGTTTTCGCCTTCAAATCATCTATATTAGATGCTAATAATATTCCCTCAGGTTCTATGATCCCTACGTTAAAAATCGGGGACTTTTTATTTGTAAATAAAATGCGTTATTCTTTTCGTATGCCATTTACTGAGAAAGAACTCTTTCGGATTGATGATCCGAAACGTGGTGATATTGTAACCTTTATCCCACCGGCAACAGCCCTTGCCCAAGAAGAATCTAGAACAGGAATTTTTGCCAAACGATTTGTAAAACGTGTTGTCGGCCTTCCTGGCGATACCATTCGAATTACAAGAAAGTACATTGATACAAAAGATCGTGGTAGGGTACACTTTGCACTTGTTGAGTATAAGGAAGCTGGTGCCACCGATTTTCAATCGTATTCACCAAAAGAAGTTCCCATTGGAAAAGAATTATCCGATTTAGATAACTTGGAAGCCACACAAAGAGCCTTGTTTAAAGAAGTAAAACCTGGATTTGAACATTTCATACTGGAAGGTTTTGAAGATGATCGTCGTGCGCATATCTTTGAATATTGTGACTTCCTACATGGTTGTGTGATTCCAGAAGGCCAGTATATGGTGATGGGAGACAATCGTGATGATTCACATGATTCTCGTGCTTGGGGTTTTGTAAAACGAGAAGATATTTTAGGTAAAGCACTCATCATATATTTTTCTATTGATTGGAAAGATTCCACTTGTGAATACAAGGATGGTCAGGAGTTGGCTGAAAAAGGACCAGAGATCGCTGAACGGTATGAAGGCGAATCTTTAGACAATCGATGCCACTATTCGGAAATTTTTTCATCACATAACGCTCGCTATCGTGATGATGAATCAAGGTTTGGATGGATTGAAAGAACCATTCGTTACCGTTTGTGGCGACTGGGTGTTCGGTGGGACCGAATAGGCCGCATCCTCCAGTAA
- a CDS encoding DUF2079 domain-containing protein, producing MVYLFFLFSLVSPFLFISPKNFHAPFQKGVFLFSFLLLIFSFWKEKKSKNKLYPSNWLSKNQITLLPYLLCLSCIAFLLSSTYHAIHLTKAIADSFLFQDADYIGISDILLSVAKGDGFTSAYYSESGQGSYLRHHFAPGMAILSPFVSMIPSRWGLAVGVFFLYQLGTIIWLLWAYRITKENPKEFGIKFLLFWVLLTNQLYLYRIGSSYHFEVLVVLFGLFFFYLWEKRKKRENLPTFHTWIYDSFLVVTLVLYLIQKEDIGIYLILFFLPSAFHQFYRLWITSRIGKLNGELDRDDSLDKNNLKVLCLVFSIVFLWLVFVFFVYPMFGEKNNSVSWTQVLTQEYHVVFKQVTGVQKSFQIFLELIVSGGIGIFQMIPEVLGIGLVYATHLFSSRPWHHEVYTYYSYTLLPFVLYTGILWIQSKKRISVSFAFLILACLFWKNSLDQNFPLDTKRNSPWTSAAMQEEIRSDLQEANQIFFSQIQEASSLVQEKTNHIPQTNPHPAERSIKNTEGIFVFSQYNLSFFVSDKTKTYPLEQIKNAETICKNANLCYAVFAPEFTDEILWPKSRILVYRNEWENQQGELVWKGKQLEVWKRQSLPKKN from the coding sequence GTGGTTTATTTATTTTTTTTATTCAGTTTAGTTTCTCCTTTTCTCTTTATTTCTCCTAAAAACTTTCATGCCCCCTTTCAAAAGGGGGTATTTCTTTTTTCCTTCTTACTTTTAATCTTTAGTTTTTGGAAAGAAAAAAAATCCAAAAACAAACTCTATCCTTCGAATTGGTTATCAAAAAATCAAATCACGCTCCTTCCCTACTTACTTTGTCTCAGTTGTATTGCATTTTTACTTAGCAGTACATACCATGCGATTCACCTAACAAAGGCAATTGCCGATAGTTTTTTATTCCAGGATGCAGATTATATTGGTATTTCAGATATTCTTCTCTCTGTTGCGAAAGGAGATGGCTTTACCAGTGCTTATTATTCGGAATCGGGACAAGGAAGTTATCTCCGCCACCATTTTGCTCCCGGCATGGCCATACTATCTCCCTTCGTCAGTATGATTCCAAGCCGATGGGGACTAGCCGTAGGAGTTTTTTTCCTATACCAATTAGGTACCATCATTTGGCTTCTCTGGGCATATCGAATCACGAAAGAAAATCCAAAAGAATTCGGAATCAAATTTTTGTTATTTTGGGTTCTTCTCACAAACCAACTTTATCTTTATAGGATTGGTTCGAGTTATCACTTCGAAGTTTTAGTCGTTCTTTTTGGTCTCTTTTTCTTTTATCTTTGGGAAAAAAGGAAAAAGAGAGAGAACCTACCTACTTTCCATACTTGGATTTATGATAGTTTTTTAGTCGTAACACTCGTTCTTTATTTAATACAAAAAGAAGATATTGGAATCTATTTAATTCTATTTTTTCTTCCTTCTGCTTTCCACCAGTTCTACAGACTTTGGATTACGAGTCGAATTGGGAAACTGAATGGTGAATTGGATAGGGATGACTCTTTGGATAAAAACAATCTTAAAGTATTATGCCTGGTTTTTAGTATTGTTTTTTTATGGTTAGTTTTTGTATTTTTCGTTTATCCAATGTTTGGTGAGAAAAACAATTCAGTTTCCTGGACTCAAGTTCTCACACAAGAATACCATGTTGTTTTCAAACAGGTAACTGGGGTTCAAAAATCATTTCAGATTTTCTTAGAGCTTATCGTCAGTGGGGGAATTGGTATTTTTCAAATGATCCCGGAAGTTTTAGGAATTGGTTTAGTCTATGCCACGCATCTATTTTCCTCAAGACCATGGCATCATGAGGTTTATACGTATTACAGTTATACTCTCCTTCCATTTGTCCTCTACACTGGAATTTTGTGGATCCAATCGAAAAAAAGAATTTCTGTATCTTTCGCATTTTTGATTCTCGCCTGCTTATTCTGGAAAAATTCACTCGATCAAAATTTTCCATTAGATACAAAGAGAAATAGCCCATGGACGAGTGCCGCGATGCAGGAGGAAATTCGGTCCGATTTACAAGAAGCCAATCAGATCTTTTTTTCCCAAATCCAAGAGGCAAGTTCTTTAGTACAGGAGAAAACGAATCATATTCCGCAAACTAACCCTCACCCAGCCGAAAGGTCAATAAAAAACACTGAGGGAATTTTTGTATTTTCGCAATACAACTTATCTTTCTTTGTTTCAGACAAAACAAAAACTTATCCTCTAGAACAAATCAAAAATGCAGAAACAATTTGCAAAAATGCAAATCTATGTTATGCGGTATTTGCCCCAGAGTTTACCGATGAAATCTTATGGCCCAAGTCTAGAATTTTAGTATATCGTAATGAATGGGAAAACCAACAGGGGGAATTGGTTTGGAAAGGAAAACAATTGGAAGTTTGGAAAAGGCAATCACTTCCCAAAAAAAACTAA
- a CDS encoding MBL fold metallo-hydrolase, with protein sequence MKVTVPKRIPDMEDIGDGVFKIVLPQPFYAPNNIYLYQGNDGLTLIDSGYIESIPMLQASLKTKGFSFKDIRHIIYTHNHLDHISSSLVLKSYAKNVTYYGYRSMADGVGNYLESMMLFEEATEDLFHKAFGDKEELNRILEESRKGWRQFFSKFSETKKGDPVLRIDVAIDHNDSLELGGRLFRFLHTPGHNLYHITPVDPSTGIYFSGDLIIANLTAIYSEMDGSLGDYYFTLSKLLEEPIKRMLPAHGSEIEDPKKTITLVKKTLSILEKGVLRRLREGESDLKVLMEAAIGKKVHNGGHLPTALGLVYSIIQKLVLEGQIRIEKRENGYEVFHIVT encoded by the coding sequence GTGAAAGTAACCGTCCCCAAAAGAATTCCGGACATGGAAGACATCGGGGACGGTGTCTTTAAAATTGTTCTTCCCCAACCATTCTACGCACCTAACAACATATATTTGTATCAAGGGAACGATGGGCTTACCCTCATTGATTCCGGTTATATTGAATCCATACCTATGTTACAAGCATCCCTAAAAACGAAGGGATTTTCTTTTAAAGACATTCGCCATATCATTTATACACACAACCATTTGGATCATATTTCTTCTTCCTTAGTTCTTAAGTCCTATGCAAAGAATGTAACTTACTACGGTTATCGTTCGATGGCGGATGGAGTAGGGAATTATTTAGAATCGATGATGCTCTTTGAAGAAGCAACAGAAGACTTATTCCATAAAGCCTTTGGAGACAAGGAGGAACTAAACCGAATTTTAGAAGAATCACGCAAAGGTTGGAGACAGTTTTTTAGTAAATTTAGCGAAACCAAAAAAGGAGATCCGGTTTTAAGGATAGATGTTGCGATCGACCACAACGACAGTTTGGAGTTAGGTGGAAGACTCTTTCGGTTTTTGCACACTCCGGGTCACAATTTATACCATATAACACCTGTAGATCCATCCACTGGGATATATTTTTCTGGAGATCTTATCATCGCAAATCTTACAGCCATTTATTCGGAAATGGATGGAAGTTTAGGCGATTATTATTTTACGCTTTCTAAACTACTGGAAGAGCCCATTAAACGTATGTTACCTGCTCATGGGAGCGAAATTGAAGATCCTAAAAAGACTATCACTCTTGTAAAAAAGACTCTCAGTATTCTCGAAAAAGGAGTGCTTCGCCGCCTTAGGGAAGGGGAATCCGATTTGAAAGTGCTCATGGAAGCGGCCATTGGAAAAAAAGTTCATAATGGAGGCCATTTGCCAACGGCTCTTGGACTTGTCTATAGTATCATCCAAAAACTAGTGTTAGAGGGACAAATTCGTATCGAAAAACGAGAGAATGGATACGAAGTCTTTCATATTGTTACTTAG
- a CDS encoding MaoC family dehydratase, with translation MAEKPMSPFGELAPSTPASLSDIKKNIYGRYLEEFNVGDIYVHPRQFTVDRSFAQEFATVFMDANPLYLSAEYAKAHGFSDLLVHPLMVFNLALSIGVQNNSEKALANLGYYNAQFLLPVYPGDTLSSRTKILAVDDKGPDKPGIVHVRTLCLNQKNEVVLQYERKIMIYQSNGKPKGNPKPGDSSAYFPESKTPALKLPNLKFPTEMKDVTWGHTYFENFKPGQIYVHQNGRTITDEHVQWTFRVGNTHPLHYDKLYSAGISGPMGGEPVVYGGLVFGWLAGMASRDISENAIWELGFTEGYHTQPAFSGDTVTCISRILTTEDKGTEYGIPAGEVQIQFIGLKNIKANDALDKFGADLFLKENDKKKLGKEKIPEKIFEIERRLIIKKQP, from the coding sequence ATGGCCGAAAAACCTATGTCCCCCTTTGGTGAGTTAGCTCCAAGCACGCCAGCTTCTCTATCTGATATCAAAAAGAACATTTACGGACGATACTTAGAAGAATTTAACGTAGGAGATATTTACGTCCACCCACGCCAATTCACAGTCGACAGAAGTTTTGCTCAAGAATTTGCCACTGTGTTTATGGATGCAAACCCATTGTATCTTTCTGCGGAATATGCAAAAGCCCATGGATTTTCTGACTTACTTGTCCATCCTCTGATGGTCTTCAATTTAGCCCTTTCGATTGGTGTTCAAAATAACAGTGAGAAGGCGCTTGCCAACCTAGGTTATTACAACGCACAATTTTTACTTCCTGTATATCCAGGAGACACTCTCTCTTCGCGAACAAAAATTTTAGCTGTCGATGACAAAGGCCCAGACAAACCAGGAATCGTCCATGTAAGAACTCTTTGTCTCAACCAAAAAAACGAAGTGGTTTTACAATACGAACGTAAAATTATGATCTACCAATCCAATGGAAAACCAAAAGGAAATCCAAAACCGGGTGATTCTTCTGCATATTTCCCAGAATCAAAAACACCGGCTCTCAAACTTCCTAATTTAAAATTTCCAACAGAGATGAAAGATGTGACTTGGGGACATACTTACTTTGAGAATTTTAAACCAGGTCAAATTTATGTACACCAAAACGGAAGAACCATCACGGATGAACACGTTCAGTGGACATTCCGCGTAGGAAACACTCACCCACTTCATTACGATAAATTGTATTCTGCAGGAATTTCTGGCCCTATGGGTGGAGAACCAGTGGTTTACGGTGGGCTCGTCTTTGGTTGGTTAGCTGGCATGGCATCTCGTGATATTTCAGAAAATGCAATTTGGGAACTTGGTTTCACAGAAGGTTACCACACGCAACCTGCTTTTTCTGGTGATACAGTGACTTGTATCTCTAGAATATTAACTACAGAAGACAAAGGAACAGAATATGGAATCCCTGCAGGTGAAGTACAAATTCAGTTCATTGGTTTAAAAAACATCAAAGCAAATGATGCTTTGGATAAGTTCGGCGCGGATTTATTCCTCAAAGAAAACGATAAAAAGAAATTGGGAAAAGAAAAAATCCCTGAGAAAATCTTCGAAATTGAAAGAAGATTGATCATCAAAAAACAACCATAA
- a CDS encoding NADP-dependent glyceraldehyde-3-phosphate dehydrogenase — protein MSFVFPSEDSIPEKYRTKPIHQKEYLLGGEIRIWEGESQIVKSPIFLNQNGKLEQVILGSYPNFDEKQSLLALDAAVKAYNHGTGVWPISTPNERIKAVRKFIELMKAKRDQIILLLMWEIGKTEKDATKEFERTIEYLVDTIESLQELETSSANYVKEGGLIAQIKRSPYGVVLCMGPFNYPLNETFCTLIPAILMGNTVVFKPAKYGVLLLQPLLECFQEAFPPGVINTVYGDGAKVISPIMESGKIDVFAFIGSSSTANLITKKHPKLNRLRSVLGLNAKNPAIILPDTDLKTMIPEILSGSLAYNGQRCTALKILFVHKDIIDEFTKLYLDEFSKWKAGMPWDQDVNFTPLPEEGKTKWLKELLDDAIAHGAKILNAGGGEVTESFMVPAILSPVSPNARLYHEEQFGPLVPIVPFSSIDEPLEYIFHSNMGQQASIFGKDPKTVGKLIDILVNQVARVNWNAQCQRGPDSFPFSGRKDSADGTLSVSDALRVFSIRTVVSFKDNEMGRNLLGEVLKERSSNYLSQEFHL, from the coding sequence ATGAGCTTTGTTTTTCCTTCCGAAGATTCCATTCCAGAAAAGTACCGCACAAAACCCATCCACCAAAAAGAATACCTACTCGGTGGAGAAATCCGGATCTGGGAGGGAGAATCACAAATCGTAAAATCTCCTATATTTCTCAATCAAAATGGAAAACTGGAACAGGTCATTTTAGGTTCTTATCCCAATTTTGATGAAAAACAAAGTTTACTTGCCTTAGATGCTGCTGTCAAAGCTTACAACCACGGAACAGGCGTTTGGCCCATTTCCACACCAAACGAAAGAATCAAAGCCGTTCGAAAGTTCATTGAACTTATGAAAGCCAAAAGAGACCAAATCATCTTACTTCTTATGTGGGAAATTGGAAAAACCGAAAAGGATGCTACAAAAGAATTTGAGCGAACTATCGAATATTTAGTCGATACCATTGAATCATTACAAGAGTTAGAAACAAGTTCCGCCAATTATGTTAAAGAAGGTGGCCTCATTGCACAAATCAAACGTTCTCCGTACGGAGTGGTTCTCTGTATGGGACCTTTCAATTATCCTTTAAACGAAACTTTCTGTACTCTCATCCCAGCCATCCTTATGGGAAACACTGTAGTCTTCAAACCAGCAAAATACGGGGTTTTGCTTTTGCAGCCACTACTAGAATGTTTCCAAGAAGCATTTCCACCCGGTGTAATCAACACTGTGTATGGTGATGGTGCCAAAGTAATCTCCCCGATTATGGAGTCTGGAAAAATTGATGTTTTTGCATTCATTGGTTCCAGCTCTACTGCCAACCTCATCACAAAAAAACATCCCAAACTCAATCGCCTAAGATCTGTTTTAGGTCTCAATGCCAAAAACCCAGCCATCATTTTGCCCGACACAGACTTAAAAACTATGATTCCCGAAATTCTTTCTGGATCTCTTGCTTATAATGGACAAAGGTGTACGGCCTTAAAAATTCTTTTTGTCCACAAAGATATTATCGATGAGTTTACTAAACTCTATTTAGATGAATTTTCAAAATGGAAAGCGGGTATGCCTTGGGATCAGGACGTGAATTTTACACCGCTCCCAGAAGAAGGAAAAACAAAGTGGTTAAAAGAACTTTTGGATGATGCAATCGCTCATGGTGCAAAAATTTTGAACGCGGGCGGAGGTGAAGTAACAGAATCTTTTATGGTTCCAGCAATTCTTTCTCCAGTATCACCAAACGCACGTTTGTATCATGAAGAACAATTTGGTCCACTGGTTCCCATTGTTCCCTTTTCTTCTATCGACGAACCTTTAGAATATATCTTCCATTCCAATATGGGCCAACAAGCCAGTATCTTTGGCAAAGACCCAAAAACAGTAGGCAAACTCATTGATATTCTTGTGAACCAAGTGGCCCGTGTGAATTGGAATGCTCAGTGCCAGCGTGGACCCGATTCCTTTCCTTTCTCTGGGCGCAAAGACTCCGCAGATGGAACCCTTTCTGTTTCGGACGCTTTACGTGTTTTTTCCATTCGCACTGTAGTCAGTTTCAAGGACAACGAAATGGGACGTAATCTTCTGGGAGAAGTACTGAAAGAAAGATCCTCCAATTACTTAAGCCAAGAATTTCACTTGTAA